A window of the Microvirga terrae genome harbors these coding sequences:
- the gcvA gene encoding transcriptional regulator GcvA, with the protein MSRRRLPPLNALRAFEAASRHLNFEKAGDEIAVTASAVGQQVKALEAWLGRPLFVRHPSRGVALTPLGEAYATSLSDILDRLDHATAQALRPEASHVITVSAMPSLASNWLIPRLGSFQARYPDFDVRVSVSMQLTDFAREDVDIAIRFGQGAYPGLRTDLLMDEYFFAVCSAGLLGDPERPLREPADLRRHTLIHEAVGAVPDYTTWDRWLAALGVTGVDTSRGPRFTHTYLCLQAAASGQGVALATNVLIGDYLQAGRLVQPFPQQVKGAYQYYVVCPEATADRPALAAFRAWLMEEAKASGVEATRG; encoded by the coding sequence ATGTCCCGCCGACGCCTGCCACCCCTGAACGCCCTGCGCGCCTTCGAGGCTGCGTCCCGCCACCTGAATTTCGAGAAGGCGGGCGACGAGATCGCCGTGACGGCGAGCGCCGTGGGCCAGCAGGTGAAGGCGCTCGAAGCGTGGCTCGGGCGTCCCCTCTTCGTCCGTCATCCGAGCCGCGGCGTGGCGCTGACACCCCTGGGCGAGGCCTATGCCACTTCCCTGTCGGACATCCTCGATCGGCTCGACCATGCCACCGCCCAGGCCCTGCGCCCGGAAGCCTCCCATGTCATCACGGTCAGCGCGATGCCGAGCCTCGCGTCGAACTGGCTCATCCCCCGGCTCGGATCCTTCCAGGCTCGGTATCCGGATTTCGACGTCCGGGTCTCGGTCTCGATGCAGCTCACCGATTTTGCCCGGGAGGACGTGGATATCGCGATCCGCTTCGGCCAAGGCGCCTATCCGGGCCTGCGCACCGACCTGCTGATGGACGAATATTTCTTCGCGGTGTGCAGCGCGGGCCTTCTGGGCGATCCGGAGCGGCCCTTGCGGGAGCCCGCGGACCTGCGCCGTCATACCCTCATTCACGAGGCCGTCGGAGCGGTGCCGGACTACACCACCTGGGACCGTTGGCTCGCGGCTCTCGGCGTCACGGGCGTCGACACCTCCCGCGGCCCGCGCTTCACCCACACCTATCTCTGCCTGCAGGCCGCCGCGTCCGGTCAGGGTGTGGCCCTCGCCACCAACGTGCTGATCGGCGACTATCTGCAGGCCGGGCGCCTGGTTCAGCCCTTCCCGCAGCAGGTGAAGGGGGCCTACCAATATTACGTGGTCTGCCCCGAGGCCACCGCCGACCGTCCGGCTCTGGCGGCCTTCCGGGCCTGGCTGATGGAGGAGGCGAAAGCGTCCGGCGTGGAGGCGACGCGGGGGTGA
- a CDS encoding DUF1127 domain-containing protein produces the protein MAIGHATVNLGFHSLGREHKGALLQLLLKVEAWLDARRNSRVLYRMDDRELADIGLSRADVEGLNVDRWQDHLPAAFSR, from the coding sequence ATGGCGATCGGACATGCCACAGTAAATCTTGGGTTTCACAGCCTTGGCCGTGAGCACAAGGGTGCCCTGCTTCAGCTTCTGCTCAAGGTTGAGGCCTGGCTCGACGCACGCAGGAACTCCAGGGTCCTGTACCGGATGGACGACCGGGAGCTTGCCGATATCGGGTTGTCGCGGGCCGATGTGGAAGGCTTGAATGTCGATCGCTGGCAGGATCACCTGCCGGCCGCGTTCAGCCGATGA
- a CDS encoding glutathione S-transferase family protein: MKIYSGPVSLFSRKVEIALHEKGLAFEQILVPFTQTAGYSPKNPHVLAVNPKGQVPVFVDGDLSLYDSTVILEYLEDAHPDPALYPASPAERARCRLFDVFGDEVMLAPLRFLMHRTEPKPDDLERWNAKEAKAREAEAALAGHFAEIDRALQGRDYLCDAFSAADIAVFMPVFWTRRLGGPSLKGHEALAGWYGRLGARPAFAKVVSEILAADAALSAPVEGAFGD, encoded by the coding sequence ATGAAGATCTATTCCGGCCCCGTGAGCCTCTTCTCCCGCAAGGTCGAGATCGCCCTTCACGAGAAGGGGCTCGCGTTCGAGCAGATCCTGGTGCCGTTCACGCAGACCGCCGGCTACAGCCCGAAGAATCCGCACGTCCTCGCGGTCAATCCCAAGGGACAGGTCCCGGTGTTCGTGGACGGGGATCTGTCCCTCTACGATTCGACGGTGATCCTCGAATACCTGGAGGACGCCCACCCGGATCCGGCACTCTATCCGGCGTCTCCGGCAGAACGGGCCCGGTGCCGGCTCTTCGACGTGTTCGGCGACGAGGTCATGCTGGCCCCGTTGCGCTTCCTGATGCACCGGACCGAGCCGAAACCCGACGATCTCGAGCGCTGGAACGCCAAGGAAGCGAAGGCCCGGGAGGCCGAGGCGGCCCTGGCCGGCCATTTCGCCGAAATCGACCGGGCGCTCCAGGGCCGGGACTATCTCTGCGACGCCTTTTCGGCCGCCGACATCGCGGTGTTCATGCCCGTCTTCTGGACCCGCCGCCTCGGCGGCCCGTCCCTGAAGGGTCACGAGGCCCTGGCCGGCTGGTATGGACGGCTCGGCGCCCGCCCGGCCTTCGCGAAGGTCGTGTCCGAGATCCTGGCCGCCGATGCCGCATTGTCGGCCCCGGTCGAGGGCGCCTTCGGCGATTGA
- a CDS encoding MFS transporter has product MNKRLFWLALGTFAIGAEGFVIASLLPQISEDTGVTLIEAGYLVVAFALVYATASPVLTALTADRDRRTILTASAVVFAAGALSAAFAHTYAVLLVARIVIACAAGLYAATAQATAVAISHADHRARAIAIVVGGTSLAVAFGAPLGAFVAGWAGWRGTYASIALAGVIAALAIRLMLPGGLRGTRMSLRSRFAVLSQPGIRTALATTLLYMTAGFMIFTYIAPMTLQAAGLVRSLLPTVLLVYGSGAALGNYLGGQMADRWGAQRMVTIAIVLNTGMMLFFTLLGHLPDGWAGPAFLGALFPWGVMSWSFPPAQASRILAIAPGSAPLALSLNGSALYFGVALGSFIGGLVLRYATVGDLGWVAALFLVTALVLVRAGRLRPAGLPAA; this is encoded by the coding sequence ATGAACAAGCGCCTCTTCTGGCTGGCTCTCGGCACCTTCGCCATCGGGGCGGAGGGATTCGTCATCGCGTCGCTCCTCCCGCAGATCTCCGAAGATACTGGCGTGACCCTGATCGAAGCCGGATATCTCGTGGTAGCCTTCGCGCTGGTCTATGCGACCGCCTCGCCGGTCCTGACGGCGCTCACCGCCGACCGGGACCGGCGCACGATCCTCACGGCGAGCGCCGTGGTCTTCGCCGCCGGCGCCCTGAGCGCCGCCTTCGCCCATACCTATGCGGTTCTCCTCGTCGCCCGGATCGTGATCGCCTGCGCGGCCGGGCTCTACGCCGCGACCGCCCAGGCGACCGCGGTCGCGATCTCCCACGCCGACCATCGGGCGCGGGCGATCGCCATCGTGGTCGGCGGAACATCCCTCGCCGTGGCGTTCGGGGCGCCTCTGGGCGCGTTCGTCGCCGGCTGGGCCGGCTGGCGGGGCACCTATGCGAGCATCGCCCTGGCCGGGGTGATCGCCGCCCTGGCGATCCGTCTCATGCTGCCGGGCGGATTGCGCGGCACGAGGATGTCGCTCCGGAGCCGGTTCGCGGTCCTGTCGCAGCCCGGAATCCGTACCGCCCTGGCGACGACGCTGCTCTACATGACGGCGGGCTTCATGATCTTCACCTATATCGCACCCATGACGCTGCAGGCCGCCGGGCTCGTCCGGTCCCTACTGCCCACCGTGCTGCTGGTCTATGGCAGCGGCGCCGCCCTGGGGAACTATCTCGGCGGGCAGATGGCCGACCGCTGGGGCGCGCAGCGCATGGTGACGATCGCCATCGTTCTCAACACGGGCATGATGCTGTTCTTCACGCTCCTCGGGCATTTGCCGGACGGGTGGGCGGGGCCGGCCTTCCTCGGCGCCCTCTTTCCCTGGGGCGTCATGTCGTGGTCCTTTCCGCCCGCCCAGGCGAGCCGGATCCTGGCGATCGCGCCGGGCAGCGCCCCGCTGGCCCTCTCGCTCAACGGCTCGGCCCTGTATTTCGGCGTGGCGCTCGGCTCGTTCATCGGGGGGCTGGTGCTGCGCTATGCGACCGTGGGTGATCTCGGCTGGGTGGCCGCTCTCTTCCTGGTCACGGCGCTCGTCCTGGTCCGTGCGGGACGGTTACGGCCGGCCGGACTTCCGGCGGCCTGA
- a CDS encoding ArsR/SmtB family transcription factor, giving the protein MTSLPHPHADQIELAHVLSALGDETRLAIIGLLAHGEQDAMTCSQFLHLGSKTGLSYHLAKLREAGLVRVRPEGTKRMISLRRADLDRRFPGFLDSIIACQAGRPKPEPEA; this is encoded by the coding sequence ATGACGTCTCTTCCCCATCCCCATGCCGATCAGATCGAGCTGGCCCATGTCCTGTCAGCCCTCGGCGATGAGACGCGTCTCGCCATCATCGGGCTTCTGGCCCATGGTGAGCAGGATGCGATGACCTGCAGCCAGTTCCTGCATCTCGGCTCCAAGACGGGGTTGAGCTATCATCTGGCCAAGCTGCGCGAAGCCGGGCTGGTCAGGGTCCGGCCCGAGGGCACGAAGCGCATGATCAGCCTGCGGCGGGCCGACCTCGACCGGCGCTTCCCGGGTTTCCTCGATTCAATCATCGCCTGCCAAGCCGGTCGGCCGAAGCCGGAACCGGAGGCTTAA
- the miaB gene encoding tRNA (N6-isopentenyl adenosine(37)-C2)-methylthiotransferase MiaB has protein sequence MKKVFVKSYGCQMNVYDAERMADMLASEGYSETAAMEEADLVILNTCHIREKAAEKVYSELGRVREMKKEREALGQETKIVVAGCVAQAEGQEILRRAPAVDVVVGPQNYHNLPRLLKKPRSERVVDTEFPIEDKFDHLPKPSRAAIRNRGVSAFLTIQEGCDKFCTFCVVPYTRGAEVSRPVAKILDEALRLADAGVRELTLIGQNVNAYHGEGPDGSVWSLGRLLHRLAEVPGIARLRYTTSHPRDMDDELIAAHRDLSAVMPYLHLPVQSGSDRILDAMNRRHTSDEYRRLIARIREAQPDLALSSDFIVGFPGETDAEFEETMRLVADVGFASSFSFKYSPRPGTPAAEIDAQVPEPVKAERLARLQNLLEMQRQAFNHGTVGQTLDVLLEKLGRHPGQMAGKSPYLQAVQIETDRHAVGEIVTVRITRAGSNSLFGDWVGPGSQAAA, from the coding sequence GTGAAAAAAGTCTTCGTCAAATCCTATGGCTGCCAGATGAACGTCTATGACGCCGAGCGCATGGCCGACATGCTGGCGTCCGAGGGCTACAGCGAAACCGCCGCCATGGAGGAGGCGGATCTCGTCATCCTCAACACCTGTCACATCCGCGAAAAGGCCGCCGAGAAGGTCTATTCCGAGCTCGGCCGCGTGCGCGAGATGAAGAAGGAGCGGGAGGCGCTCGGCCAGGAGACCAAGATCGTGGTGGCCGGCTGCGTGGCTCAGGCCGAGGGCCAGGAGATCCTGCGCCGCGCGCCTGCCGTCGACGTGGTGGTGGGTCCGCAGAACTATCACAACCTGCCGCGGCTTTTGAAGAAGCCGCGGTCCGAGCGCGTGGTCGACACGGAATTCCCGATCGAGGACAAGTTCGACCACCTGCCCAAGCCGTCGAGGGCGGCGATCCGGAACCGGGGCGTGTCGGCGTTCCTCACCATCCAGGAGGGCTGCGACAAGTTCTGCACCTTCTGCGTGGTGCCCTATACCCGTGGAGCGGAGGTGTCGCGGCCGGTGGCCAAGATCCTGGACGAGGCTCTGCGGCTGGCCGATGCGGGCGTGCGCGAGCTCACGCTGATCGGGCAGAACGTGAACGCCTATCACGGCGAGGGCCCGGACGGCTCCGTCTGGTCGCTCGGCCGCCTGCTGCACCGTCTGGCCGAGGTGCCGGGAATCGCACGCCTGCGCTACACCACGAGCCATCCGCGCGACATGGACGACGAGCTGATCGCCGCCCATCGCGACCTTTCCGCCGTGATGCCCTACCTGCACCTGCCGGTGCAGTCCGGCTCCGACCGCATCCTCGACGCGATGAACCGCCGGCACACCAGCGACGAGTACCGCCGCCTGATCGCGCGCATCCGCGAGGCGCAGCCCGATCTCGCCCTCTCGTCCGACTTCATCGTCGGCTTCCCGGGCGAGACGGATGCGGAGTTCGAGGAGACCATGCGGCTCGTGGCGGATGTGGGCTTCGCCAGCTCCTTCTCGTTCAAGTACAGCCCCCGCCCCGGCACGCCGGCGGCCGAAATCGACGCGCAGGTTCCCGAGCCCGTGAAGGCCGAGCGTCTGGCGCGGCTGCAGAATCTGCTGGAAATGCAGCGACAGGCCTTCAACCACGGAACCGTAGGCCAGACCCTCGACGTTCTCTTGGAGAAGCTGGGTCGTCATCCGGGCCAGATGGCGGGCAAGTCGCCCTATCTGCAGGCCGTGCAGATCGAGACCGACCGTCACGCCGTCGGAGAGATCGTGACGGTGCGGATCACGCGGGCCGGCTCGAACAGCCTGTTCGGGGACTGGGTCGGTCCCGGCAGCCAGGCCGCCGCCTAG
- a CDS encoding PhoH family protein — translation MSPADNVTARAQKGRNASSLHPGVVEEAEIVLTFDDNRLASLVFGQYDQNLAHLERRLNVTAIANGNRVTVKGTPEASEMARRVLEGLYERARQGGALGPGDVDGAVEESTLQGSLFPAAEEPPVPGLTAFDQISTRRRGPVRARNASQNTYIKALKTNELVFAEGPAGTGKTWLAVGYAVSLLEAGQVDRLIISRPAVEAGERLGFLPGDMREKVDPYLRPIYDALYDFMEARHVDRGLQTGMIEIAPLAFMRGRTLTNALVLLDEAQNTTSMQMKMFLTRLGEGSRMIITGDPTQIDLPPGQKSGLVEAVRILNGVEGIARVTFKEADVVRHDLVRRIVTAYDKAAREAPPEPPRPDYRDRRP, via the coding sequence TTGAGCCCAGCGGACAATGTGACCGCACGAGCCCAAAAGGGGCGGAACGCCAGCAGCTTGCATCCCGGCGTCGTCGAAGAGGCCGAGATCGTCCTCACCTTCGACGACAATCGCCTCGCCAGCCTCGTTTTCGGACAATACGACCAGAACCTCGCCCATCTGGAGCGGCGCCTGAACGTGACCGCCATCGCCAACGGCAACCGGGTCACCGTGAAGGGCACGCCGGAAGCCTCCGAGATGGCCCGCCGGGTCCTGGAAGGGCTCTACGAGCGCGCCCGCCAGGGCGGAGCGCTCGGGCCCGGCGACGTGGATGGTGCCGTTGAGGAAAGCACGCTGCAGGGCAGCCTCTTCCCGGCCGCCGAGGAGCCGCCGGTCCCGGGGCTCACGGCCTTCGACCAGATCTCCACCCGCCGGCGCGGACCGGTGCGGGCCCGCAACGCCTCCCAGAACACCTATATCAAGGCGCTCAAGACGAACGAGCTCGTCTTCGCCGAAGGCCCGGCCGGCACCGGCAAGACCTGGCTGGCCGTCGGCTATGCGGTTTCGCTGCTCGAAGCCGGCCAGGTCGACCGCCTGATCATCTCCCGTCCGGCCGTCGAGGCCGGCGAGCGGCTCGGCTTCCTGCCCGGCGACATGCGCGAGAAGGTCGATCCCTATCTCCGGCCGATCTACGACGCCCTCTACGATTTCATGGAGGCCCGGCACGTGGACCGGGGCCTGCAGACCGGCATGATCGAGATCGCCCCCTTGGCCTTCATGCGCGGGCGCACCCTCACCAACGCCCTGGTGCTGCTCGACGAGGCGCAGAACACCACGTCGATGCAGATGAAGATGTTCCTGACCCGCCTCGGCGAGGGCTCGCGGATGATCATCACGGGCGACCCGACCCAGATCGACCTGCCGCCGGGTCAGAAATCCGGCTTGGTCGAGGCGGTGCGCATCCTGAACGGCGTCGAGGGGATCGCCCGCGTCACCTTCAAGGAGGCCGACGTGGTGCGCCATGACCTGGTACGCCGCATCGTGACGGCCTACGACAAGGCCGCCCGCGAGGCGCCGCCGGAGCCGCCGCGCCCGGATTACCGGGACCGCCGGCCGTGA
- the ybeY gene encoding rRNA maturation RNase YbeY, whose amino-acid sequence MIEAGDWDRLADAEALAQKAAEAALAVTYEADGAFEASVMLADDAQIRDLNRTWRGKDKPTNVLSFPAPEQPGATGPRHLGDIALAYETLVRESEEESKELAHHFAHLIVHGVLHLLGYDHEVEAEAEIMEALEVKALATLGIADPYRDMAA is encoded by the coding sequence ATGATTGAGGCGGGAGATTGGGACCGCCTCGCGGACGCGGAGGCCCTCGCCCAGAAGGCCGCGGAGGCCGCCCTCGCGGTGACCTATGAAGCGGATGGCGCATTCGAGGCGAGCGTCATGCTCGCCGACGATGCCCAGATCCGGGACCTGAACCGCACCTGGCGGGGCAAGGACAAGCCTACCAACGTGCTCTCTTTCCCGGCGCCCGAGCAGCCGGGCGCCACAGGCCCTCGCCATTTGGGCGATATTGCTCTAGCCTACGAGACGCTGGTGCGCGAATCCGAGGAAGAATCCAAGGAGCTCGCGCATCATTTTGCCCATTTGATCGTCCATGGAGTACTGCATCTCCTCGGCTACGACCACGAGGTCGAGGCGGAGGCGGAGATCATGGAAGCTCTTGAGGTCAAGGCGCTCGCCACCCTCGGCATCGCCGATCCCTATCGCGACATGGCAGCATGA
- a CDS encoding hemolysin family protein: MNEDRSRSDRPVRTLTETDDTRDHWYDRVLTRLGLKPRESIRHDLEDVLAETVEDTDFSPQERAMLKNVLSFHRIRVEDVMVPRADIVAVAADTNLGELLSLFRTAGHSRLPVYGETLDDPKGMVHIRDFLDFIAMRADGGAVAGSGHEAPLPSLGEIDLSMALSSANILRPVLFVPRSMPAIDLLVRMQATRTHMALVIDEYGGTDGLVSIEDLVEMVVGDIEDEHDEDSTLTIVPAADGTYIADARASLDEVKEVLGLDLTEEEGAEDIDTIGGFIVTLAGRVPSRSEVIEGPSGLEFEVLDADPRRVKRLRVHRRTPASTEVEISEGKPVAPRPESAAAE; this comes from the coding sequence ATGAACGAAGATCGAAGTCGTAGCGACCGACCTGTCCGAACCCTCACCGAGACAGACGACACACGCGACCACTGGTACGACCGGGTTCTGACCCGTCTCGGCCTGAAACCCCGCGAATCCATCCGCCACGATCTTGAGGACGTCCTCGCGGAAACCGTCGAGGACACGGATTTCTCGCCCCAGGAGCGGGCGATGCTCAAGAACGTGCTCTCCTTCCACCGCATCCGCGTGGAGGACGTGATGGTGCCGCGCGCCGACATCGTGGCGGTAGCGGCGGACACCAATCTCGGCGAGCTCCTGAGCCTGTTCCGCACGGCCGGCCATTCCCGGCTGCCCGTCTACGGCGAGACCCTGGACGATCCCAAGGGGATGGTTCACATCCGCGACTTCCTCGATTTCATCGCCATGCGGGCCGATGGCGGGGCTGTGGCCGGATCCGGCCACGAGGCCCCCCTGCCGAGCCTCGGCGAGATCGACCTGTCGATGGCGCTCTCCTCCGCCAACATCCTCCGTCCGGTCCTGTTCGTGCCGCGCTCCATGCCGGCGATCGACCTGCTGGTGCGCATGCAGGCGACCCGGACGCACATGGCTCTCGTGATCGACGAATACGGCGGGACCGATGGCCTCGTGTCGATCGAGGATCTGGTCGAGATGGTGGTGGGCGACATCGAGGACGAGCACGACGAGGATTCGACCCTCACCATCGTGCCGGCGGCCGACGGCACCTACATCGCCGATGCCCGCGCCAGCCTCGACGAGGTCAAGGAGGTTCTGGGCCTCGACCTCACCGAGGAGGAAGGCGCCGAGGACATCGATACGATCGGCGGCTTCATCGTCACGCTGGCCGGCCGCGTCCCGTCCCGCAGCGAGGTGATCGAGGGACCGTCGGGCCTGGAATTCGAGGTTCTCGACGCCGATCCGCGGCGTGTGAAACGCCTTCGCGTCCATCGCCGCACCCCGGCCTCGACCGAGGTGGAGATCAGCGAAGGAAAACCGGTCGCGCCGCGTCCTGAAAGCGCTGCCGCGGAATGA
- the lnt gene encoding apolipoprotein N-acyltransferase — MRLLAKRVSLLRGWRRWLTAFAAGAAGALAMPPFGFLPALVLSLVPAIWLLDGTARNGPSRGAAFRSAGLLGWFWGFGYFVAGLWWLGAAFLVEADQFAWAMPFGVLGLPALLAFFPAFGFVLARLLWLPDAGRILAFAFGLTVSEWLRGHLFTGFPWNNPGMALGQNLWLMQSAALIGLYGLTFLSLLIGAAPAVLLTGTTGRARWTAPAIAACLLAGLALFGMWRVPSEASPVVEAVHLRIMQPNLPQDAKFNPRNRDAIMRRYLNLSASPRRDGSPAAPTHIVWPESAFPFLLHRDAGSLAQIATLLGPGSVLITGAARMDAPLPGEAAGKFYNAIQVIDEKGTILGTYDKVHLVPFGEYVPKILEALIRAAGLRQFVHIPGGFEPSGTRTTLSIPGLPPVAATICYEAIFPGEILAAGPRPDLIVNVTNDAWFGQTPGPYQHFAQARLRAVEEGLPLVRAANTGISAVVDSFGRVTADLQLGIEGILDADLPVAGPPTLYRKWGMFSLTATLSICLIILIARRRHPPFP, encoded by the coding sequence ATGAGGCTCTTGGCGAAGCGCGTCAGCCTCCTGCGAGGCTGGCGCCGCTGGCTCACGGCTTTTGCGGCCGGAGCCGCCGGCGCCCTGGCCATGCCGCCCTTTGGGTTTCTGCCCGCTCTTGTCCTCTCCCTGGTCCCCGCGATCTGGCTCCTGGACGGCACGGCCAGGAACGGTCCGTCTCGCGGGGCCGCTTTCCGATCCGCCGGCCTCCTCGGCTGGTTCTGGGGCTTCGGCTATTTCGTCGCCGGGTTGTGGTGGCTCGGCGCTGCCTTTCTTGTGGAGGCGGACCAGTTCGCCTGGGCCATGCCGTTCGGCGTGCTTGGGCTGCCTGCCCTGCTGGCCTTCTTTCCCGCCTTCGGCTTCGTCCTCGCCCGCCTGCTCTGGCTGCCGGATGCCGGGCGCATCCTCGCCTTTGCCTTCGGGCTGACGGTCAGCGAATGGCTGCGGGGCCATCTCTTCACCGGGTTTCCCTGGAACAACCCCGGGATGGCGCTCGGCCAGAACCTGTGGCTGATGCAGTCTGCCGCACTGATCGGCCTCTACGGCCTGACCTTCCTGAGCCTCCTGATCGGTGCAGCGCCGGCCGTGCTGCTCACCGGCACCACGGGGCGGGCCCGCTGGACCGCTCCTGCGATCGCGGCCTGTCTCCTCGCCGGCCTTGCGCTCTTCGGCATGTGGCGCGTCCCGTCGGAGGCTTCGCCCGTCGTCGAGGCCGTGCATCTGCGCATCATGCAGCCCAACCTGCCGCAGGATGCCAAGTTCAACCCGCGCAATCGGGACGCCATCATGCGGCGCTACCTGAATCTGAGCGCGAGCCCGCGCCGCGACGGCAGCCCGGCGGCGCCGACCCATATCGTCTGGCCGGAATCGGCGTTCCCCTTCCTGCTCCACCGCGATGCCGGCTCGCTCGCGCAGATCGCCACCCTGCTCGGGCCGGGCTCCGTCCTGATCACGGGCGCCGCCCGTATGGATGCTCCCCTGCCGGGTGAGGCCGCGGGCAAGTTCTACAATGCCATCCAGGTGATCGACGAGAAGGGCACGATCCTCGGCACCTACGACAAGGTGCATCTGGTCCCGTTCGGGGAGTATGTGCCGAAAATTCTCGAGGCCTTGATCCGGGCCGCGGGACTGCGCCAGTTCGTGCACATCCCCGGTGGATTCGAGCCGAGCGGGACGCGCACAACCTTGTCCATTCCGGGCCTCCCGCCGGTGGCTGCGACGATCTGCTACGAGGCGATTTTTCCAGGCGAGATCCTGGCCGCGGGTCCGCGTCCCGACCTGATCGTGAATGTCACGAACGACGCGTGGTTCGGGCAGACGCCGGGGCCCTATCAGCATTTCGCCCAGGCCCGTCTGCGGGCGGTCGAGGAAGGCCTTCCTCTGGTCAGGGCCGCCAATACGGGAATTTCGGCCGTCGTCGATTCTTTCGGCCGTGTCACGGCCGATCTTCAACTGGGGATTGAGGGAATTTTGGATGCCGATCTGCCGGTTGCAGGCCCTCCTACTCTTTATAGGAAGTGGGGCATGTTTTCTTTGACGGCCACGCTTTCGATCTGCTTAATCATCCTGATTGCACGTCGCAGGCACCCGCCATTCCCATAA
- a CDS encoding helix-turn-helix domain-containing protein — MKKSTGSIDKEIGSRVRMRRVSIGMSQEKLGDMLGLTFQQVQKYEKGMNRISVARLVEIAKILNVEIEFFFDGIRGGKPEGGFAESGSPPYVADMMSTPEGLQLVRTFASIKSPRVRKSIVQLVSSLASQEEVERSS; from the coding sequence ATGAAGAAGTCGACGGGCTCGATCGATAAGGAAATCGGAAGCAGAGTGCGGATGCGCCGTGTCTCCATCGGGATGAGCCAGGAGAAGCTTGGCGATATGCTTGGCCTGACCTTTCAGCAGGTTCAGAAATACGAAAAGGGCATGAACCGGATCAGCGTGGCCCGCCTCGTCGAAATCGCCAAGATCCTCAATGTCGAGATCGAGTTCTTCTTTGACGGGATCAGGGGCGGAAAGCCCGAAGGCGGCTTCGCCGAAAGCGGTTCGCCTCCCTACGTGGCCGACATGATGTCGACCCCCGAAGGCCTGCAGCTCGTCCGAACCTTTGCCAGCATCAAGAGCCCCAGGGTTCGCAAAAGCATCGTTCAGCTCGTCAGTTCGCTGGCCTCGCAGGAGGAGGTTGAGCGTTCGTCATAA
- the metK gene encoding methionine adenosyltransferase: MRRSSYLFTSESVSEGHPDKVCDRISDAVVDAYLAAEPEARVACETLATTNRVVIAGEVRGPESITKDTVIELARNAIKDIGYEQDGFHWKTADVSVYLHAQSAHIAQGVDAAGSKDEGAGDQGIMFGYACNETPELMPAPIYYAHKILENLTAARKGKVGDAAKLGPDAKSQVTLRYENGKPVAATQIVLSTQHLDESLSSDDVRTIVEPYIRQTLPAGWISPDTIWHVNPTGKFVIGGPDGDCGLTGRKIIVDTYGGAAPHGGGAFSGKDPTKVDRSAAYAARYLAKNVVAAGLAENCTLQLSYAIGVAKPLSIYVDLHGTGTVDEGKLEAILMDAMDLSPRGIRTHLGLNKPIYARTSAYGHFGRKPDADGGFSWERTDLADRLKAAFR; encoded by the coding sequence GTGCGGCGTTCGAGCTATCTTTTCACGAGCGAGTCGGTCTCCGAGGGGCATCCGGACAAGGTCTGCGACCGGATTTCCGATGCCGTTGTCGACGCCTATCTGGCCGCCGAGCCGGAAGCCCGAGTGGCCTGCGAGACCTTGGCTACCACCAACCGCGTCGTCATCGCCGGCGAGGTCCGCGGCCCTGAATCCATCACCAAGGACACGGTGATCGAGCTCGCCCGGAACGCCATCAAGGACATCGGCTACGAGCAGGACGGATTCCACTGGAAGACCGCCGACGTGTCGGTCTATCTCCATGCCCAGTCGGCCCACATTGCCCAGGGCGTCGACGCCGCCGGCAGCAAGGATGAGGGCGCAGGCGACCAGGGCATCATGTTCGGGTATGCCTGCAACGAGACGCCCGAGCTGATGCCGGCGCCGATCTATTACGCCCACAAGATCCTCGAGAACCTGACTGCGGCCCGCAAGGGCAAGGTCGGCGACGCGGCCAAGCTCGGCCCCGACGCCAAGAGCCAGGTCACGCTGCGCTACGAGAACGGCAAGCCCGTCGCGGCAACCCAGATCGTCCTGTCGACCCAGCACCTGGACGAGAGCCTCTCCTCGGACGACGTGCGCACGATTGTCGAGCCCTATATCCGTCAGACCCTGCCCGCGGGCTGGATCTCGCCCGACACGATCTGGCACGTGAACCCCACGGGCAAGTTCGTCATCGGCGGACCCGACGGCGATTGCGGCCTCACCGGCCGCAAGATCATCGTGGACACCTACGGCGGCGCAGCCCCGCACGGCGGCGGCGCCTTCTCCGGCAAGGATCCGACCAAGGTGGACCGCTCGGCCGCCTACGCGGCGCGCTATCTCGCCAAGAACGTGGTTGCCGCGGGTCTCGCCGAGAACTGCACCCTGCAGCTCTCCTACGCCATCGGCGTGGCCAAGCCCCTGTCGATCTACGTGGACCTCCACGGCACCGGCACGGTGGACGAGGGCAAGCTGGAGGCGATCCTCATGGACGCCATGGATCTGTCGCCCCGCGGCATCCGCACGCATCTCGGCCTCAACAAGCCGATCTATGCCCGCACCTCCGCCTACGGCCATTTCGGCCGCAAGCCGGATGCGGACGGCGGCTTCTCCTGGGAGCGCACGGATCTGGCCGACCGCCTCAAGGCAGCGTTCCGCTAA